GGTATAACAAACTGGTCTTCCGGGTCTTGCTGGGCTGGTGCGGCAAAATATCCAGATTTCTTTTTGGGCGCCTCAAGTGCAACTTCAATGATGTTGTGGCTTTCCTCCAGAGCTACTACGGAGCCATTCGAGAGCTTCTTTCCAAAGAGGCTGGAGGTGGATGGGGACTTCTTCAGATCAGAGATTTCTCGCCCACACACAGCCAACAGGCATCCGTTGGTGGCCGAAACCACCACACTGTTTTGTCGCCGCATTTTACTGTTGGGATAGTCTGAGCCCCGCAAGTCATAACGGCCTTCCAGATCTTTAGGGCTTTCAGTTGGTCCAGAGCGCAGCTGGAAAGCACAACAATGAATATCCACCTCCACTTCGAGCTTGCTCCCGTTTGAGATGACGCCCTCTAGGGGAGCCTCGTCATCACTGTCCAGTCCATTGTCAGAATGGTTGCTAGAGAATGTGGCACTGGAAGGTTGGCGTTGAAACAGAGCTGTGTGCGTCCCAGGTCCTAGGCTCGTCAGTGGCCCCGTGTTACACAACGTAACAGGGTGCAGACTACAACGACGTTCTGGACGAGCATTTGGCCCTGAAGAGGGGTGCTCGTCCGATGCCGTAGACCCAGCCTCGCTGCCCACTTCCGAGGCCGACATCTCACTGTTGAACTCCGAGGCAATGCCACTGCTGGATGATGGGGTGGCTGGGTCACCAGGGGACACAGAGAATAGTAAAGGTGTCGGAGCAGGCGGTCCTCGGTTATCTGTGGTCATGAGAGGAGGCTCGCATGTACAGCTGTCTTCCCCGATATGCAAAGCTACTACTACAGCTCCAACATTATCCCGACACCCATAGCTCTGTGCCAGCGTGCCAAGCTTTTTGGCAGCAGCGCGGGGGTCTCTGACGGCAAGAACAGTGCTCACTGCCTCCTGGTATGATATCTTCTGGAAGAGTGCTTTGTTTCCGAGGATCAGGAACTCATCCTGGGAACACAGAGGCTCGGTGTGCACCCAGGGTTTGGGAAGCACCCAAGGAAACAGGTAGGAACAGCCAAGTAACCGCGAACAGCATGTCACCCCACTCACCTTGTTGTCCTACAGCAAAAAAGGATCAAAAGACATTTCAAATAGTGACACTAATAAGCTTATAGAAAATAAGTACGTATAACCATGTTGATTAAGACTTGGCTGCGCAATATATCAAAATGTGATGATATATTTTATACAATCAACATAGAAATTATGACATAATgatgtattatatattattaaaagatttataataaaatcattatatactgtatactacttTGTCATCAATAGAAATAACTAACTTTgtgaatatcacaatgattttaatgtgtttaaaataataaagcaTATTCCAGTAGACTAGTTCTGCTACAGTCATTCAATTATGAATTTGCATTATCACTCAAAAATATTCATGGAAGGCACATGGCAttttacataaatataacatatacATCAATTATCTTTGAAAGACTAAAAGCATTTAGACTTTGTTCACATAGtgggaaaaaaaatctgattatttcTGCCTGTGTGAACACAGCCTTACAGTAATTTTGAATGGGTCTTAAGGCTGGGTGATTTATCATTTTTatgatattaaatataatattgttAGCAATAAAATAACCAAAATAGGGAATAtcataatgatttttatgtgttttttttaagacCATTCCAGTAGACTTCAAGACAGATAGGCCTATATTtttttgaagatttcatacaataaTTTGTTTGCGTCATAACTCAAAAACCTTCTCGGAAGTATTTTACATGATTTAAAAGGTTTATTGCTATGTGTTGTTATATCAGTACCTAAAAAAaagtattgtgcaaaagtcttggTTTGTTTTAGATTTTTACTGCACTCTATGCATTAAACAGTATGTATATTTAGCTACATCACCCAGCCCTAAAGTTCATAACTGCCAAAAAGAAAGAAGCATGAGACATTTAGCTTTAAGGTTTGGACTGAGAGATAGTCAATACCTCAGTGATGATAGCTTTAGCCAGTTTTACACGCTCCATCTCCTCAGCACTCTGTTCTAGGCTGAAAACCTTTGAGAGGGCAAGAGGTTGCCCATCACGGCACAGCACAGCCTGGCAGGTCCCCACATTGGCCACAGTGAGGCTGAAGTTGCTACCCGACTCAAAAGACTCGTGGTGGATGTAGCACAGCAGAGCAGAAGCACCAAGCTTCTGGCCTGCCATACCAAGTTTCCTGCAAGAAGCAAGAAGAGGAACAATTTGACTAGTTATGAAGTTAAGAATCTGGACACAAAGCTCAGTGTAAATTAGCCATACATAACCATTTATTCCTcaacttttaaataatattatattattgtttaaCTACATGTTAGAAAGAAAGCCATAGGAGTTTGTAAaaacatgaagttgagtaaattacaaaatgttcaaacaaaaagtttggattatattttcattatctctctatctctatttattatatatatattgacattttaataaatttgcatgaACAACTTTCTGTTAAGCATATGTAAGGAAAATGTACATGCTGTGAATTGTGTTTTATGACTCTTTTTTAGTATGTAAAACACACCTATGAGAGGTTAGGAAAGTGTTGCACATGTACACACTGTCCACATTGGAGTGCTGTATCTCCTCTGCCAATACATCTCCCATGGTGCACTGCAGAAGCCTGGAAACTTCCTCATTACGGTCCCCATCAAAAATCCCGTAAGCAGCCTCTGGACTGTCCCCAAAGCGATCCACAgccagcacagacacacacaacctGCCCACCGGCAAAAATACAAGATTTtataaaaccacaacaaatacAGTTCACAAAAACAACACCCAATCGAAATGTTAGAAAGTGTTCAATATCATATTACAAAAACACTTTATTGAATGGTAATGAGATACACCTATATAGGTACATACACAAACTCTCTCTGTCAAACACACAAAAGTGGCCCCCCTCTGCGGACGAAGAGTACTGAGAGGATACGATATTTGAGACTGACTGCTTTGAAACTGTGGAGATAATGCCCTTCACAGGGGGAGCCGAACACACTGAGGTCACATTAAACATGTAGAAACAAGAGGTTTAAGTCGATGTGTAGCATTTAAACCAGATCCCCCACTGCTTCCTGCTCTTGGGGAGCTACTGTGAAAACCAACAATGCTAACTGTTCAAAATATGAACTTAACATCATGGTCGACTGATACAAGTTTTTCACCAACCCTTTTCGATACCAATGTGATATCCAGAAAGCAGAGTTGTCACAACTCGCTTTATTTGAGCCacatttaaaggtgctatatgtaagactgacaacaagcgtttgaaatgggtactgcagtccaaattcaaaatattgttgCCAGAATGCTGAcacgcaaattagccaactcagttttaaaggatttctgggctttaaactatctccatcttccaaaggcatctccaatatttatccttgttttaccaCGTCTCTgttcatggtggtttttagatggatggtgagGCTTTTTATGTCGTGTGGAATCGGCTATCTCTGATCCActttgtttgctggcttccatgggtgcagcacacagtgttgtttgcctgcaaacttgttcaaatctggcaacccggcggtgtcgaaatactattgttGAGTGGGCAGGGGCAGGATCACACAGGCTAAAATGTAAACAGAAATTCCATcccagaatggaaacttcaaagtagaatacaaagactgtagcattgttatcggataagcaagtatttcaacttagcatgtttccccAATTcactaatgacatattatggtcattttatgatttagtacagaaAAATATgacatacagcacctttaaagtaaggatgggaatcgtaaggaattgaAAGATTCCAGTTCTGATTGCTCTAAACGATTCCAGTTCTGTAACGGTTCCATTAacgattcttttagtactttttagGAAGAAATATTTGGGAATAGGAAATGCAAATCTTATTGATCCAGAACAGATTATTGCAAATGGTGcatttactttttcattaatatattttattccttcattcatttttataaatacaaattacatgAAATTACACTCATAATAAATAGTCacttcacacatacagcctttccCAGAAAATTAACAGCAATTTTCAGTTTAGAGGTCATGTATGAACACAGACCCGTTCAAAAATAATGGTACATTTTGCACTGGCTATTTCCCTAAATGAGAAGTTGAAACATTAACTGAAAAGCTCAGTTTGTATGCTGTGTCAACAGAATTGGAAGATTAACAGTTTCGGTATGTACGAGTTCAGGATACGCTGATGTAACACGGAGATGATTCAGCTTCTCTGGAGTccaaaaaatgtcttaaaattggACACTgaaattattctatttatttagaggatatacaaatatttgatattttaatgCTGACTATAAAGTAAAACTTGTAGTGTATGATGCTCCAAGACTCAAATATGAAGTCATATGGTGTGTAGCCAATGAAAATCGACTGAGCACGGCTACAACACTGGACCACAAGGATATGAACATGGCGAACAAGCCCTCAAAGTGCAGAAATCATTTAACGCCACTCTCCTTAAACTCAAGTTGTCATCTTGTCTTTCCAATAAAGATTGCAGACAAATACAATTGGCCAGATTCTTTTGAGACTCGGAACAGAGTAACAGCAACATCAACGGCTCCTAGAACAGGGGCGTGTGTTTTCACGTAAATTTGAAATTGGATCAACATGACAGCAAAAATGATTCTTAGCTGTTTAGTTTGATGGCCAGGTTTTGACTGCAGCCATTGGCATAGTTGGTAAGTGTGTGACCTAGTATTTTTAGATTCTGTTCAGATTTTAGAAGTAGTGTAGTTTAATCCTGCCTAAAAGCGATTCTCTTCATGAAGAAATTTGTTGATTGATAAAATATCTAACTACATCACAGAATTGAATGGcattttggtgctgatgtgtgaatggtagcTAAATGGAAAAAACGTGTGAATAGCAGATGTGGTACATTTACTTGTAAATGCAATCCAAAATGCTTTTACTGCAATTTACAAGGTTGCATACAGTTTAAGAAAGGGTCTACTGTTTATTTTTAACTCCACATTGCCATATCAACAACCTCTAAATTCTTGGTTCATTGCAAGTCAGACACGATGAAATTAATGACTTGGAGTaaagtttttgattcactaaatatAACCGGCTGTTACAAGTAGGCTTcagatcgatgcctttttcatgcatcgataatcagaagattttcctgatgattatcAACACATATCTGGATTTTACCTGGGCTACCCATTGCACAATAGTCTGTCTTTAagaacatatttctcaacacaacttagGTAAAGAGTTagcggcagggtaaattaaagggggttGCACACTGAACGTGTCTGGCtaaatttcaaaacaataattttctATGACGGTATGTATGCACACACAaaagacaaagattatttactgtaGCCATCAGTGGATCATATATTGTGAATAtgcatctttcatatagcctacacaatgtatgtTCAgttacaatgatttttttttatggtttgaCAGCATCTTCATCTTCAATTGTTCAGGTTACTCTAAAATACCTGTCTTGTGTTATGATAACTGTGCCTTACGATTGCgacctgcttcagtaaatgttatatcacccccttgtggtctcccaacgctattatgccagacattcaacagaagcccaactgagtgaattggaaagcatgcaaattaggcttctaatttaaatgttggctattGTTAATACatcaatgcctcaaaaatatatagataaaataatgtgcagatcaataattaatatattttgatatatccAATATTTTATAACATGCCAAATTACAAGTCAGTAAGTTCAGTAGTAACACACTTtctttgctgtagattcaaacgaaccagctcataagagtcatttgttagggAATCGGGGTACGCTGATCGCATGGCTGATTTAGTAGCAGTGTTGCAGTGAAGCtgaatgggcaggcaggaaacaCTGTAAGAGCATTTGCGGAAGAATGGTGGTAGAATGTACAGTGAAGAACCGTTAAGGGAACCGAAAGTCATTAAAATCAACCAACCCTAATTTGTAGCCATTGTAAAATGGTGATTTTACCACAAGCAAAGAGGTATATGTGTACTCCACTTTGGGTCGTGCCCAAGAACACCCTTTACCTTGTGGCTTATAGCTTTGATATCCATTGACAAGTTAGATTGTGGAACTGACAAAATTCTGTTAATCAGCAGAGCGGGAACAATAATAGACTGATGTTGATAATCTTTAATTGGCAAAATATCATACAATTAATCGGTATTAGAACCTATGTATTGTTCTATCACTAGTTATATGAGAGAAACTCATGTTTCACAAATGTTTCTGATAATTAATATGCAGCTCTAAAGAGCAGAGAACTTAAGCCACCCACTAAGACAATGTGTATTTCTTCATTAGAGAATTAAAGTCTGAAGATAGTATTACCCTGATATAACATATCCATACAAACCACATTCACAATCACACTTGTTCTTTCCAAATCTGCCAATCTCATGCCTCTAGTTGTTGCTCACTTGTTTCTTTGACCACACATCTCAGCGTAGCCATGATCCCAGAGGGTGGACGAGCCCTGAGCATCTCCTGTGGTCACAGCTGGCCTCTGGTCCAGCTTCAAAGTACTTATATTACtggaagagaaaagagagagatggTAGAAAGTGGGAGACAAATAGCAATTACCTGGTTCTGACTGTATCAAAACATCTTATTTATATTCATCAGCTGCATAATGAATGGAGACAGGTCTGTGTGACCTGTCCAGTACAGAGGACTGCTGTTTGTAGTGACTCACCTGAAGAGGTTGAGGGTTTTATGCTCCAGTATGAGGCTGCTGTTCCCGGTAAGGTCCAGCTCTTGCAGTGTGGAGGGCAGAGAGTCTGGCAACAGGATTTCTGTTTGCTCATTACAGCTCACATCCACTAGCTACACAAAAAGCAAACATAGCACAGCATAATGCATAAATGCACttaaacatgtttacatttttgaatgcattcaGCACTTAATGTGAAACAAAGCGTAACAAAAAAGCACTATTTTGTCAACTTTATCTAcataagcatttaaaaatatcaaatttatgtattaattgtttaaaaaaaaatctaaccttaaatctaaataaaaatgtaaatataaaactaaataaattctAAAccttataatttaaatgtaaatattttatataaatattaataattatattatgatattagggctgggcgatagaacgatatcgatatatatcacgataaagaaaatccaagaTAAGCTTTTAGGAATGttctatatttactgcgtgtcgctaaaacacaagcagtttggctttctcaggctgtTTCCACTAGGGCGGACGAAATCCACTCAAAGGCACTTTGCGagcgctcggctttcataggaattaattaaactctctcagcttcgctcaacgcgccagtggtaacgtagggtcagactggatgaacttgctaatgctagctgccttgctaatgaTTGGGTTACGTCGGAGACCGGATTAATTCCATCTGCACCGCAAGAATTCATGACAACGGTTTCACccgctcatcgtctctagtgaagagtgcgacagaacaacagtgatgtggacaacagctctgatatttctgcgctgtaatcttgaatattgttctttagcaccaaacatgcatcatatatgccctgtcccgctccgcacgcgttgcctcttttccctgcatgtgtgtagacatgaagcgccgcatgagttaacgtggtttcaaagcacgtTTTAGAccaaacgtttttcccttctaaaaggtatctttattaatcatcatgttaagagcctttaataataaataaatcgatttctgttctaattttgtgagaaTTAATTAGAtatctggaatggataaggaaagactaaaattacgagttggtagactagtctctcactttaatgaaaatatacaaatgtttttttaatttaaaaaaaaaagttttctatatgttctctcgggacacccctgaacccacattcagcatcattccacagtcacaagggcttctatgcgcCATACTTGGGTacctgaatctaaagaaatatgatcttttaacattcattttcaattgataaacggtaaaagacggtaaatttggtaaaagatcccacagaccccactgctttggccgtctctggaccccctgtgcagttttgtagagactattttgactgtttagaatttatttttttattttcttccatcaactttgaaattaaaaaaaagaaagtgcaatgtgtaaatgtatatcgtgataaatatcgatatcgaagaGTATGAAAaggattatcgtgataacaattttggccatatcgcccagccctatatgctatatattagggctgggataaacgattattttttaaatgattaatctagcgatttattttttcagtccgattcgatttcgattcgattaatcgacttgtgacaacaccggaaataccggtttcatcgggggtgggggtgtataaaatgtaaaaaaaaaaaaaaacatttgccgggagtttgattgactggcgatctgatcaatcaatcaatcataatacgccatttttgtccgacaaagtagtcaggagagagaagattaacgtcggtggatttgaatttgaataatggattgtaggctactgtactgacgtctttccgtggttaaaagaacagtccttctgatgtaggctacattcatgtttagcctatttgatgctataaattaaccaaggaaaagatgatcggttcacgagcagctttaactgaggcaatctgtcacgacacattaaagagccacaaaatagtaggcctatttatggtttaattttctttgaatgaccaaatttgaaagttgagactttattaaatgttacctgcttggtcctgtctgtcagcgcgttgtccgtgtcctttatgtatttttcacgacattcatagctataagcgcattattaatagctataagcgaaaactttaggtgtcgacaacgtatatatatagcctactccaacatcgagtgcaaagtggggagttgaaaaaaaacttacggcgctctgtcatctgcagctgctcccgggtggcgcctcttcagatgctggtgcattgccgtggtgctagaatggaaggccatctccattttgcaaagacgacatatcacggaattgtttccttttaaattaaagaatttccatactttagaggaacgaatGCGTGCCGCCTTGCATTTCTGcactactcgccggcgccgccatctttgttttgggtccgacgaatcgacgcgcatattttgcgtcgacgtattttttgcgtcgacgtcgcgttgtcccagccctactatatattatataaaatattttgaaataaaaataaattttagaaaTTTATGTGAATCTTAAATACATAtgtcaaatttaaatgtaatcaaaCATTTAGAGAGCATTCAATGTAGTGAAACCAAATTTTGAAAATGAATTCTCCACTGATCAAAACACTGACGTGGGGCGTCACTAATTTGCATATTCAATTGGTTAGAAAGATTTCAATTTAGGTTTCACATTTATATTAAGATGTAATATTTCAGTTAGATTTCAGATTTCAATTTATCTTTTGTAgatttattcaaatatttataaaatcacaaattaaaattgactgtatatatacagtttttGTCTATACAAATTATAGCAGCTGTAAGTTTAGAAATTGATGAAGTATGCATTTAATTGCTTTTCTTTTGTCACTGTTAACTCTTTGGTTGACCCTTAAGATCTTACAATATTTATGCCTGTTCTTTCACGTGTCCTTTCATCATgtgtcactcaaacacacactgaccTTGATCTCAGGGAGGCTGAGGACCTCAGGGAACACACTGATATGGTTAGAGTGGGCAGTGAGGGTGTGAAGCCTCTTACAGCTGGACACAGTGGAGGGGATCATTTTCAGCTTGTTCCCACTCAGATTCAACTCCTCCAACACCTCCAGTTTACTGAGTTTGCTACAAACATAACACAGAGGCTTATACAGAGAGGAAAAAGAGCAgtgttaaagggctagttcacccaaaacagaaAATGTTGTTATGATTTACTcttcctcatgttgttctaaacccatatggctttctttctttcacagaacacaaaaggagataggcAGAATTATCTTTTATGCATAATAAAATAATGCACCTTTCTTGAATGATTACACAAACAGTTTTTGAGCCATTATAGGGTTATATCTGATTAAAAGAGTTAGGATGCCAAATTTCTTCCCACCCATCCCATAAGTGGGAGTATAAGAATTCAAGGTCTCTCAAGTAAGGGTGTGTAGGTACCTAGCAGGGAAGGACAGCAGTTGGTTATAAGCCATATGCAAGACCCGCAGGTTCTGGTGCCCCACCAATAGAGCAGCGCAGTTTTCATTCAGGTTGTTTCCTGTGAGATAGAGCTCCTGCAGGGTGCTGAGGCTCTCTTCCGATTGGCTGCTTGGCGGGATTGTCACCAGTGCATTGGCGGACACATTCAGATACTTTAAACTagaagacaaaaagaaaaattcaaagttaagggttaaaacacacacaaatgttgctCTTGCATAAACAATCATCAGTTTACAGAAATATGACTTATATTATAACaggttaaagtaatagttcacccaaaaaggaaagttcACTCATAATTtactgtatgacttcctttcttctgctgaacacaaatttttttttttagaagaatatctaaactTTGTTGGTCcgtacaatgtaagtaaatggtgaccagccctttgaagctcataaaagcacataaaggtagcataaaagtaatctatatgactccagtgattaaattgttatattcagaagtgatatgatagatgttaATAAGAAACatatcaatgtttaagtcctttttctaccataaatctcaactttcactttcacatctaaaagtgaaagtggaaatatatgataaaaaggacataaatattgacctGTCTTTCACTCATACCTATCATATaggttctgaagacatggattaaatcacttaagtcatatggattacttttgttgcctttatgtgctttttggagcttcaaatgtctggtcaccattcaattgcattgtaaggaccaacagagatgagatattcttcaaaaatcttcgtttgtgttctacaaaagaaagtcagtcatttttgggtgacctatccctttaattaaatgAGATAAccaaattttctgaataaaatgtgaGAGGTGCTTGCCCGTGCAACTCGCCAGTTGGTCTGACAACTTTCCCAATATTTGCTGAGCCAATGCTAAGATGTTCTGGGCGTAAAAACAGTCTGATCACTTAATGtgtgctattacaaaaaaagaattctctttttttttttttttactttctttgcAAGCTCCACTAATAAAACACATAAATGTTGCTCTGGTGCAAACAGTCATACCAGCAATATGACTGTTTATTTCAATGAGAAAATCAATGCTCATAATACAACAAttatcatgtgaacatttttctaaaaaacaTCTTGAATAAAACCAAAGCCTCAGATCTGCTGTACATCTGTCAGCATTAGACATCCTTATGGATGACAAGTAAATTAATCCACAGGAAACAGAAGAGCTCCAAGCTCTTCTGGTTCATATTACAATGCCTCACCGAGTCCAAATCCTCCTAAACACATCCATGATGTTTATGTAGAAGCATGTCAGTACCTCAAATCCTTTCACTTGTAATCTGTACAAAGGTCACGTTCACAGATTGACGGTTTATAACCGAACGAATGGTACGTAGTGGAAATATTCTAGAAATATATCTGACAGATAATTTATAGCTCTAATAATCTGTAAAGAGTGGTTTCCAAAGAGTTCCCTGGTTTGACTGGTTTATGTGAAAGGCTGTGAGttgtgatgaagagttcaagcaGCAGGACTAAAGGCCCACAGAGCAGAGAGATACACAGCTGCAGCCTGCACTGCACCGGTCACATACAGCCAATGCAAGAAAACAAGAGGAGAAAACTgagggagaatttttttttttaaagagagcaCAGCCCGGAGAGCAAAAGGAACAGGGAGAGGACAGAAGGAGGGAGTGACCTACTTTAAGGCCTTGTAGAAGAAGCTCTCCGGCAGTTCTTTCAACTTGTTGTGCTGCAGGTCGAGTGTTTCCAGCGGGATGTGGTCGAGCAGGTCAGGCAGTCTCTCCAAACGATTGTTGCCAGCAAGCAGTTTACGGAGACTCAGACTGCTAAGTAGTCTGAAAATGAAGAATAGTGAAAGAATTAAATGAAAGAATGGGTCTGCTGCTGTCAACATATTCAAGAAAACTTGGCAGCTAACAAACCTTCAGTGCACAGCAACcctcaagggatagttcacccaaaaatgaaaattctctcatcatttactcacccttatgccatcccagatgtgtatgactt
The sequence above is a segment of the Xyrauchen texanus isolate HMW12.3.18 chromosome 2, RBS_HiC_50CHRs, whole genome shotgun sequence genome. Coding sequences within it:
- the LOC127660520 gene encoding PH domain leucine-rich repeat-containing protein phosphatase 2-like, yielding MKRNGSRGCVTRKTRFGSRERDWLKGDAQRGCVCLYGASEPQPPASGPQTTSTTQPDLKLVLCSTNTTVEELCAQRDVQGLYLQLHGDLIRRLDPSEHPLQMVYDYLTAMGYVDPLRVQQEAANSDLSCMIRFYSEKPVNADQQERTLLKGVFSVRKGKTQLHKWAERQVILCGTSLIVASVKDSLTGKMHILPLVGGKVEEVKRRPHCLIFSSAGPQAQTYYVNFDTLTDFQRWQRQASKVVSQTISLVDLSCYSLEEMPEYLFYCQDITHLNLRHNFMRLHGPGGLVNFNRFAQLRSLNLSHNGLGVFPESVCEIQTLTELYLSCNGLCAIPAHIGNLQSLQTLSLDGNQLDSLPEELGNLVQLCSLGLSFNDFPSIPSVVEKLCALDKLAMAGNRVETLGLCSLLRMTHIKSIDLRLNGLCCVKSETLEPVKHLTQLDLRDNQLSSLDLSSVCSLETLQCQRNQLGALTLSGFSLRTLHTNNNRLTTVNIYPVPNHLTHMDLSRNLLEYLPDWVCDSRKIEVLDISHNLLSELSARLLSSLSLRKLLAGNNRLERLPDLLDHIPLETLDLQHNKLKELPESFFYKALNLKYLNVSANALVTIPPSSQSEESLSTLQELYLTGNNLNENCAALLVGHQNLRVLHMAYNQLLSFPASKLSKLEVLEELNLSGNKLKMIPSTVSSCKRLHTLTAHSNHISVFPEVLSLPEIKLVDVSCNEQTEILLPDSLPSTLQELDLTGNSSLILEHKTLNLFSNISTLKLDQRPAVTTGDAQGSSTLWDHGYAEMCGQRNKLCVSVLAVDRFGDSPEAAYGIFDGDRNEEVSRLLQCTMGDVLAEEIQHSNVDSVYMCNTFLTSHRKLGMAGQKLGASALLCYIHHESFESGSNFSLTVANVGTCQAVLCRDGQPLALSKVFSLEQSAEEMERVKLAKAIITEDNKVSGVTCCSRLLGCSYLFPWVLPKPWVHTEPLCSQDEFLILGNKALFQKISYQEAVSTVLAVRDPRAAAKKLGTLAQSYGCRDNVGAVVVALHIGEDSCTCEPPLMTTDNRGPPAPTPLLFSVSPGDPATPSSSSGIASEFNSEMSASEVGSEAGSTASDEHPSSGPNARPERRCSLHPVTLCNTGPLTSLGPGTHTALFQRQPSSATFSSNHSDNGLDSDDEAPLEGVISNGSKLEVEVDIHCCAFQLRSGPTESPKDLEGRYDLRGSDYPNSKMRRQNSVVVSATNGCLLAVCGREISDLKKSPSTSSLFGKKLSNGSVVALEESHNIIEVALEAPKKKSGYFAAPAQQDPEDQFVIPPSLEQDVREQLKGQSPVVPGPPPPSTPPSAREPNWDHPNLVVPGLHHTTVLQQDVYDTAL